In the genome of Amaranthus tricolor cultivar Red isolate AtriRed21 chromosome 15, ASM2621246v1, whole genome shotgun sequence, one region contains:
- the LOC130800982 gene encoding LOW QUALITY PROTEIN: uncharacterized protein LOC130800982 (The sequence of the model RefSeq protein was modified relative to this genomic sequence to represent the inferred CDS: substituted 1 base at 1 genomic stop codon) has translation MSADKGEVKIEKFDGKDFGFWKMQIEDYLYLKKLYQPLEETKPEGMQEVEWKLLDRQALRVIXLTLSRNVAFNIAKETTAEGLMKALSNMYEKPSACNKIHLMRQLFSLRMSKGGSVAQHLNELNSVTTQLSFFEFKFDDEFVGNKLTFDDVHDLVLSEEIRRRESGDLHPLQHYKNQCKGAPKGKEVKAEENVTSTGEGDDALICSLESKEDSWVLDSGLKFHATSTKYFFEKYVHRNLGQVYLGDDQPCDIVGKGNIKIKLNGSTWELKDVKHISKGAITVAHGKKNVTLYLTAGACYSIILALENENYKLWHQRLGHISEKGMKIMHSIGKLPGLKFVNLDMVENETGLKIKRLMFDNGGEYEDTKSKKFCYEHGFKMERTMPGTPQYNGIADELNIDRKSQKHSYTVRSTKTIMGRSSQYNNLLDQSRTINPIRIQITRGGIEQQRDHIVALKEQIVQGSTSQSNHIQKPSSPTPTLRKSTRPHVPNRKYMNYLLLTDEGEPKDYHEASHTKDASKWELVMKDEMQSLISNQTWELTELPIGKKALHNKWIYRVKKEHDDSKRYKAQLVVEGFQQKEGVDYNEIFAPVVKLNTIRTLLSIVAIKDLHLEQLDVKTISSWRS, from the exons ATGTCTGCAGACAAAGGagaagttaaaattgaaaaattcgaTGGTAAAGATTTCGGATTTTGGAAAATGCAGATTGAAGATTATTTATACCTGAAAAAACTTTATCAACCTCTGGAAGAGACAAAGCCAGAGGGCATGCAAGAAGTAGAATGGAAGCTTTTAGATAGACAAGCTCTCAGAGTAATTTGATTGACGTTATCACGCAATGTGGCGTTTAACATTGCAAAAGAAACCACAGCGGAAGGTCTCATGAAAGCTCTCTCTAATATGTATGAGAAGCCATCAGCCTGCAATAAAATTCATTTGATGAGGCAGCTATTTAGTTTAAGGATGTCAAAAGGTGGATCAGTAGCTCAACACCTTAATGAACTCAATTCTGTCACAACCCAATTGAGTTTTTTTGAATTCAAATTTGATGATGAA TTCGTCGGGAACAAGTTGACGTTTGATGACGTTCATGATCTGGTTCTTAGTGAGGAGATTCGACGAAGAGAATCGGGTGATCTTCATCCTCTACA GCACTATAAAAATCAGTGCAAGGGAGCACCAAAAGGCAAAGAAGTGAAGGCAGAGGAAAATGTCACTTCAACCGGAGAAGGTGATGATGCGTTGATATGCTCATTGGAGAGCAAAGAAGATTCTTGGGTATTAGACTCTGGACTAAAATTCCATGCTACTTCAACTAAATACTTTTTTGAGAAGTATGTTCATAGAAACCTTGGACAAGTATACCTTGGTGATGACCAACCTTGTGATATTGTTGGTAAAGGTAACATCAAGATTAAGTTAAATGGGTCAACTTGGGAGCTAAAGGATGTCAAACAT ATCTCAAAGGGAGCAATAACAGTTGCTCATGGTAAAAAGAATGTTACTCTCTATTTGACAGCTGGAGCGTGTTATTCAATTATCCTTGCATTAGAAAATGAAAACTATAAGTTATGGCACCAAAGACTTGGTCACATTAGTGAGAAAGGAATGAAGATCATGCATTCAATTGGGAAACTCCCTGGTCTAAAATTTGTGAATTTAGACAT GGTTGAAAATGAAACAGGCCTGAAGATCAAAAGGCTCATGTTCGACAATGGTGGAGAATATGAGGACACCAAATCCAAGAAGTTTTGCTACGAGCATGGTTTTAAGATGGAAAGAACTATGCCAGGTACGCCTCAGTATAATGGCATAGCGGATGAACTGAACATTGACAGAAAGAGCCAGAAACATTCGTATACAGTCAGGTCTACCAAAACAATTATGGGCAGAAGCAGTCAATACAACAACTTACTTGATCAATCGAGAACCATCAACCCCATTAGAATACAAATTACCAGAGGAGGTATAGAGCAGCAAAGAGATCATATTGTCGCACTTAAAG AACAGATTGTACAGGGTAGTACATCGCAATCAAATCACATACAAAAACCTTCTAGTCCAACTCCTACGCTAAGAAAGAGTACTCGACCACATGTGCCTAATAGAAAATATATGAATTATTTGTTATTAACTGATGAAGGGGAACCAAAAGATTATCATGAAGCATCCCATACCAAAGATGCTAGCAAGTGGGAGCTTGTAATGAAAGATGAAATGCAATCCTTGATTTCAAACCAGACATGGGAACTAACTGAGTTACCCATAGGTAAGAAGGCTCTTCATAACAAATGGATATATCGAGTAAAAAAGGAGCACGATGATTCCAAGAGGTATAAGGCTCAACTAGTTGTCGAAGGTTTTCAACAAAAAGAAGGAGTTGATTATAATGAAATATTTGCTCCTGTTGTGAAACTCAATACCATTAGAACATTGTTAAGTATTGTTGCAATTAAAGATCTTCATCTCGAGCAGTTAGATGTGAAGACTATTTCTTCATGGAGATCTTGA